A single window of Mugil cephalus isolate CIBA_MC_2020 chromosome 1, CIBA_Mcephalus_1.1, whole genome shotgun sequence DNA harbors:
- the LOC125011759 gene encoding uncharacterized protein LOC125011759, whose product MDPTRNRTVRADRDTTATGKKKGGGLAVLMNITWCHPGHVSVKEQFVKCVTCENKTLDLLYANVNDAYSSTALPPLGSEGFESPRALMSCGHVPWLISNYLLFHILIKGKSRFVCGQMNCEVEWSYEEVCKMALLTPEEKKYFEKTMASNSLRTYFDTKKCPGCKSSVVRKNENNLNVCCKVCEANKGKTYEFCWQCLKEWKGPRPRSDRCDNDGCDNEALKILKNCPVMVFESVKGVNDCPSIRACPTCGTLVKHSTKKCKNIVCQGCKVEFCFVCLKTTKECLELKPSGYFTQCSSDVAPRQTSIPVQKK is encoded by the exons atggacccaacaaggaatCGT ACGGTTCGAGCCGACAGAGACACCACGGCGACCGGcaagaagaaaggagggggcCTTGCTGTGCTCATGAACATTACGTGGTGTCACCCTGGACACGTCTCTGTTAAAGAGCAG TTTGTCAAATGTGTCACCTGTGAAAATAAGACTTTGGACCTGCTGTACGCAAATGTTAATGATGCTTACAGCTCCACTGCCCTGCCACCACTGGGCAG tgAAGGTTTCGAGTCTCCAAGAGCTCTGATGTCCTGTGGTCATGTCCCATGGCTAATTTCCAACTATttgctttttcatattttaataaagggtaAAAGCAGATTTGTGTGTGGCCAGATGAATTGTGAGGTGGAGTGGTCTTATGAGGAAGTTTGTAAAATGGCTCTTCTGACCCCTGAAGAAAAGAAGTACTTTGAAAAAACCATGGCCTCCAATTCTCTCAGGACTTACTTTGATACCAAAAAA TGTCCTGGCTGCAAGTCTTCTGTTGtgagaaagaatgaaaataacctGAATGTCTGCTGCAAAGTGTGCGAAGCAAACAAGGGAAAGACTTATGAATTCTGCTGGCAATGTCTGAAGGAATGGAAAGGTCCACGACCCCGGTCAGACCGCTGTGACAATGATGGCTGCGACAACGaggctttaaaaatattaaagaactGTCCAGTTATGGTCTTTGAGTCTGTGAAAGGAGTCAATGATTGTCCGTCTATCCGTGCCTGTCCAACTTGTGGCACATTAGtgaaacacagcacaaaaaaatgtaaaaatattgtcTGTCAAGGATGTAAAGTGGAGTTCTGTTTTGTGTGCCTGAAGACCACTAAAGAGTGTTTGGAATTAAAACCAAGTGGTTATTTTACACAGTGCTCCAGTGATGTTGCACCGAGACAGACCTCTATACCTGTGCAGAAGAAGTGA